A part of Candidatus Hydrogenedentota bacterium genomic DNA contains:
- the hisB gene encoding imidazoleglycerol-phosphate dehydratase HisB encodes METIMRQAEISRETKETRISLRLNLDGSGKSDVSTGVGFLDHMLAHIARHGLFDLTVSAQGDLHIDAHHTVEDVGICLGKAFAQALAAGPKGGVGLARFGHAVAPMDEALGEAAVDISGRPFLVFLADFPQGRVGEFDAELVEEFFRAFAVNARVTLHLTARYGNNVHHMIEGMFKAFARAMREAVRLDPCVMDVPSTKGMLEQ; translated from the coding sequence ATGGAGACCATCATGCGCCAGGCGGAAATTTCTCGTGAAACGAAGGAAACGCGTATTTCGCTGCGGTTAAACCTCGACGGGTCCGGAAAATCGGACGTGTCCACCGGGGTTGGATTTCTTGATCACATGTTGGCGCACATCGCCCGGCATGGATTGTTCGATCTGACAGTGTCGGCACAGGGCGACCTCCACATTGATGCGCATCATACGGTGGAAGATGTCGGCATTTGCCTGGGCAAGGCCTTTGCGCAGGCCTTGGCCGCCGGCCCCAAGGGCGGCGTGGGGCTGGCCCGGTTCGGCCATGCGGTTGCGCCCATGGACGAAGCCCTCGGCGAAGCCGCCGTTGATATCAGCGGGCGTCCGTTTCTCGTGTTTCTGGCGGATTTTCCCCAAGGGCGCGTGGGCGAATTCGACGCGGAACTGGTCGAGGAATTTTTCCGCGCCTTTGCGGTGAATGCACGCGTGACGTTGCATCTGACCGCGCGATACGGCAACAACGTGCATCACATGATTGAAGGGATGTTCAAGGCGTTTGCCCGTGCCATGCGCGAAGCCGTCCGGCTCGATCCGTGCGTGATGGATGTGCCTTCAACGAAAGGAATGCTTGAACAGTGA
- the hisH gene encoding imidazole glycerol phosphate synthase subunit HisH, whose protein sequence is MIAIVDYGMGNLRSAQKGFEKAGHAATITDDPALVANADAVVLPGVGAFGDCYEGLRSRGFVEPILEAVRSGRPFLGICVGLQLLFEESEEGGLHKGLGILPGRVVRFPDAKETGLKVPHMGWNRIRATGTRPCPLLADAAPDPYMYFVHSYYPEPGDPDLVLATCEYGVEFAAMVGRGNVFAVQFHPEKSQREGIKLLKAFGDLAHGHELRR, encoded by the coding sequence GTGATAGCGATAGTGGATTACGGCATGGGCAATTTGCGAAGCGCTCAAAAGGGCTTCGAAAAGGCCGGCCATGCTGCAACGATAACGGACGATCCGGCATTGGTCGCGAATGCGGATGCCGTGGTGCTGCCGGGGGTGGGCGCCTTTGGCGATTGTTACGAGGGGTTGCGATCGCGCGGATTTGTCGAGCCGATACTTGAAGCCGTCCGCAGCGGTCGCCCGTTTCTGGGCATTTGCGTTGGTTTGCAACTGCTGTTCGAGGAAAGCGAGGAAGGCGGTCTTCACAAAGGATTGGGTATACTGCCCGGCCGTGTCGTGCGTTTTCCCGACGCGAAAGAAACCGGATTGAAAGTGCCGCATATGGGCTGGAACCGGATTCGCGCGACGGGAACGCGTCCCTGTCCATTGCTTGCCGATGCCGCGCCGGACCCGTATATGTATTTTGTCCACAGTTACTATCCGGAACCGGGCGATCCGGATCTCGTGCTGGCCACCTGCGAATACGGTGTGGAGTTTGCGGCAATGGTGGGGCGCGGAAACGTGTTTGCCGTACAGTTTCATCCGGAAAAAAGCCAGCGGGAGGGGATCAAACTACTCAAGGCCTTCGGTGATTTGGCGCACGGGCACGAATTGCGCCGATAA